In Spiroplasma chinense, a single window of DNA contains:
- a CDS encoding GNAT family N-acetyltransferase — protein MEKLNFLIEYGVENEVFEIAKLIREKVFIEEQNADPDLDVDDNDQISFHFVGNDKNNNPVCCARVFKDDKGHWIGRIAVLKEFRKMGYASQLVGFCESYCWEVLGANTINIHSQKYIADFYKSFGFKETGLEDIEEGIEHFYLQKNK, from the coding sequence ATGGAAAAACTAAACTTTTTAATAGAGTATGGTGTTGAAAATGAAGTGTTTGAAATAGCCAAATTAATTAGAGAAAAAGTTTTTATAGAAGAACAAAATGCAGACCCTGACCTTGATGTTGATGATAATGATCAAATATCTTTTCATTTCGTAGGAAATGACAAAAACAACAACCCTGTTTGTTGTGCAAGGGTTTTTAAGGACGACAAGGGCCATTGAATTGGAAGGATTGCTGTTTTAAAGGAATTTAGAAAAATGGGCTATGCAAGCCAATTGGTAGGGTTCTGTGAAAGTTATTGTTGAGAAGTATTGGGTGCAAATACTATAAATATACATTCTCAAAAGTATATTGCAGATTTTTATAAAAGTTTTGGTTTTAAAGAAACTGGCTTAGAAGATATTGAAGAAGGTATAGAACATTTTTATTTACAAAAGAACAAGTAA
- a CDS encoding lipoprotein: MKKLLSFLGAFGLIASTSTSVVSCFGEEDTSYITVDVDNSNLSLDEMKTKLLSTQKDYKVLARVVEAEKYSREEYNKYVLIVVVIQDLILRILNNDVPTYEIDLLGVFEDTASKAVELLKPSIEDESRELLEDSTIKVVEDFLNYYSK; the protein is encoded by the coding sequence ATGAAAAAATTATTAAGTTTTTTAGGAGCATTTGGTTTAATTGCTTCTACTAGCACAAGTGTTGTTTCATGTTTTGGAGAGGAAGATACTAGTTATATAACAGTTGATGTTGATAACTCAAACCTTTCTTTAGATGAAATGAAGACAAAATTACTAAGTACTCAAAAAGATTACAAAGTTTTAGCAAGAGTCGTTGAGGCTGAAAAATATAGCAGAGAAGAATATAACAAGTATGTTTTAATAGTTGTAGTTATTCAAGATTTAATATTGAGAATATTAAATAATGATGTTCCAACATATGAAATAGACTTGTTGGGAGTATTTGAAGATACTGCAAGTAAAGCTGTAGAGTTACTAAAACCCTCAATTGAAGATGAATCTAGAGAACTTTTAGAAGACAGCACTATAAAAGTGGTTGAAGACTTTTTAAACTATTATTCAAAATAA
- a CDS encoding IS3 family transposase: protein MDENRKYYPVYLMCRIFKITESSYYRWIKRGKKIYKVKFNWTLAKKILKIYRKNMGMYGAPRITIDLFNKYGVRASEKKVWRYMSILSIKSFVRKKRSYSVPKEKKNTKSGIPNIVDRKWGLYGPNELFVTDVSYIPYGNHKFAYLSVIKDAYSGMIVAWHISLKNDLMIWKNTLKKFEKVRPKTQIIMHSDNGFQYTSLFMAEYSKNNNIIQSCSRAGNSLDNAMCETFFSSLKTERLHHIKLNNHYEVYDQIDNYINYYNNYRITIKHRATPTSIWNTYN, encoded by the coding sequence ATCGATGAAAACAGGAAATATTATCCTGTGTATTTGATGTGCAGAATTTTTAAAATTACAGAATCAAGTTATTATAGATGAATAAAACGCGGCAAAAAAATATACAAAGTTAAGTTCAATTGAACACTCGCAAAAAAGATTTTAAAAATTTATAGAAAAAACATGGGAATGTATGGGGCTCCAAGAATTACTATTGATTTATTCAATAAATATGGAGTTAGAGCTTCGGAGAAGAAAGTTTGAAGATATATGTCAATTCTTTCAATAAAATCTTTTGTAAGAAAGAAACGTTCTTACAGTGTTCCTAAAGAAAAGAAAAACACAAAAAGCGGAATACCAAATATAGTTGACAGAAAATGAGGTTTATATGGTCCCAATGAATTATTTGTAACTGATGTGAGTTACATACCATATGGAAATCACAAATTTGCTTATTTAAGTGTCATAAAAGATGCTTATAGCGGAATGATTGTTGCATGACACATTTCACTAAAAAATGACCTTATGATTTGAAAAAATACATTAAAAAAATTTGAAAAGGTTAGACCTAAAACTCAAATTATTATGCATTCTGATAATGGGTTTCAATACACATCATTATTTATGGCTGAATATTCAAAAAATAACAACATCATACAATCATGCTCTAGAGCAGGAAACTCTTTAGATAACGCTATGTGTGAAACGTTCTTTTCTTCTTTGAAAACAGAAAGACTTCACCATATTAAATTAAATAATCATTATGAAGTTTATGATCAAATAGATAATTATATTAATTATTATAATAATTATAGAATAACAATTAAACACAGAGCTACTCCAACTTCAATTTGGAATACATATAATTAA
- a CDS encoding MATE family efflux transporter yields MEPVKDQELSVKTYKKGKKSKRHFFASGKWYKIALTLILWSVLQEIIMASTDLIDNVFVNHLREEHVYGYDAFKNMVLNESGWTMLDYDLLKSVNLESYYGNGILYLPGQIGVNAVSASNQLFILMFSMVSGFCYGAGIFSAQYFGAGDYQRLKQITALKMYLVISITGVFALFGLPGVTEKLIAFTTHPNYDIVKPDFSAPKDGQYAIQLHKYIQNEVAKMATQQGATYYRIVSLSYPLLTINQVAVTALRETRRPFYSFFMSAISLVANFTCNVFLTAPTFIPGFIGFGIEGSAAGTVASRVLQTVFIFVLLGIKKFEFIPSIKHFKIERTVLRVALIKSMPILLNETLFALGQVVQVKLRAMYSVDSLSANAMYETMLMAFFSPMYHGLNAGISVLVGNELGAQNFDKAQYNAKHLMRLSFMIATGFLMIFSGLSFVLPKLIFPNITKEGLRIGQWMIFIYTMTYPIILLNSCVYSILRAGGNVINAFLMDSGFNWVLQIPTLCLLILGNTEVSNSGFITLGIISIHLIICMFEVVKVIPATIFYFRRKWVRSIIVAKNVSVETDKNIGSFSQEISAESVIENVDLNDKVER; encoded by the coding sequence ATGGAACCAGTAAAAGATCAAGAATTATCTGTAAAAACTTATAAAAAAGGTAAGAAGTCAAAAAGACATTTTTTTGCTTCTGGTAAATGATATAAAATTGCACTTACCTTAATCTTATGATCTGTTTTGCAAGAGATTATTATGGCATCAACAGATTTAATTGATAATGTATTTGTAAACCATTTAAGAGAAGAACATGTTTATGGTTATGATGCATTTAAAAATATGGTTTTAAACGAAAGTGGTTGAACCATGTTGGATTATGATTTACTTAAAAGTGTAAATCTTGAAAGTTACTATGGTAATGGAATTTTATATTTGCCAGGGCAAATTGGGGTTAATGCAGTATCTGCAAGTAACCAATTATTTATTCTAATGTTTTCAATGGTTTCAGGATTTTGTTATGGAGCTGGAATATTCAGCGCTCAATATTTTGGTGCTGGAGATTATCAAAGACTTAAACAAATTACGGCCTTAAAAATGTATCTTGTAATTTCAATTACAGGTGTATTTGCATTATTTGGACTTCCTGGAGTTACTGAAAAATTAATTGCTTTTACAACTCATCCAAATTATGACATTGTAAAACCTGATTTTTCAGCACCAAAAGATGGACAATATGCAATTCAATTACATAAGTATATTCAAAATGAGGTTGCTAAAATGGCAACTCAACAAGGAGCAACTTACTATAGAATAGTTTCTTTAAGTTATCCATTGCTTACTATTAACCAAGTTGCGGTTACTGCTTTAAGAGAAACTAGAAGACCTTTCTACTCATTCTTTATGTCAGCAATTTCATTGGTAGCAAACTTTACTTGTAATGTATTTTTAACAGCTCCAACTTTTATTCCTGGATTTATTGGATTTGGTATTGAAGGTTCTGCAGCAGGAACTGTTGCTTCAAGAGTTTTACAAACAGTATTTATATTTGTACTTCTTGGTATTAAGAAATTTGAATTTATACCAAGTATTAAGCACTTTAAAATTGAAAGAACAGTTTTAAGAGTAGCTTTAATCAAAAGTATGCCAATTCTTTTAAATGAAACACTGTTTGCTCTAGGACAAGTTGTACAAGTTAAATTGAGAGCAATGTATTCTGTAGATTCTTTATCTGCAAATGCAATGTATGAAACCATGTTAATGGCATTCTTCTCGCCAATGTATCATGGATTAAATGCAGGAATATCTGTATTGGTAGGTAATGAGCTAGGAGCTCAAAACTTTGATAAAGCTCAATATAACGCAAAACACTTAATGAGATTAAGTTTTATGATAGCTACAGGGTTCTTAATGATATTTTCTGGATTATCATTTGTCTTACCTAAATTAATCTTTCCAAATATTACAAAAGAGGGATTAAGAATTGGACAATGAATGATATTTATCTATACTATGACTTATCCAATAATCTTATTAAACTCTTGTGTATATTCAATTTTAAGAGCTGGGGGAAATGTTATTAATGCATTTTTAATGGATTCAGGATTTAACTGAGTATTACAAATTCCAACCCTTTGTTTATTAATTTTAGGAAATACTGAAGTAAGTAATTCAGGATTTATAACTTTAGGTATTATTTCAATACACTTAATAATTTGTATGTTTGAAGTAGTTAAAGTAATTCCAGCAACCATTTTCTACTTTAGAAGAAAATGAGTAAGAAGTATTATTGTTGCTAAAAACGTTTCTGTTGAAACAGATAAAAATATAGGATCATTTAGTCAAGAAATTAGTGCAGAATCTGTAATTGAAAATGTAGATTTAAATGATAAAGTTGAAAGATAA
- the mgtA gene encoding magnesium-translocating P-type ATPase encodes MKRLKLENNNKNSKTKLIQNKLTNYSKYSQQDVLKDLQVPSFGLNEEQVEQAVEKYGSNKLKAKGFNFFTTFAKTFLSPFNIILTIIAAFNFYTYFSGEDREMSDLAGALIVLFMILLSGSIMFFQEVKSHLVIKKISFDNKKTTKVIRDDEYNITNIDNANSIKLIKEAEAIDSEDLVPGDLIYLSNGDLIPSDVKIIWANSLYVDQASLTGESFPVQKKEVNENSSYLEYENICYMGTSVVSGSALGVVIATGYNTYFSTINDKVTEKRPKSSFDKGIKKVTFLLISFMLAVTPITLLVFGLGHGGQWVNAALFSVSIAVGLTPEMMPIIVTSNLSRGYLKIKKEDVLVKNLNAVQNMGAIDILCTDKTGTITSGEIKLDRVLDYSSQKCDFVNKALYLNSYFQSGFQNPIDQAVLLSKDIEKPDVESYTKEWEVPFDFTRKILSVILTKDDEKEIFTKGAIEEILKVCDRISIRGKIEPITQEHKDKIIKKAEEMNLDGYRVIGIAHNHLEDEDIEEDLVFYGFATFFDEPKETSKEIIKNLKEKGIDTKVLTGDSEVITRAICKKVDFKITKIYSGKEIEEMSESQLRKAVVNANVFVKLSPMHKSMIISCLKEQGHVVGFMGDGINDAPVLRESDVAISFSDASNIAQDAADIILVDESLMVLETAVHEGRVSLANILKYIKVTIASNFGNVLSVLVALFLTSVEPMQPIHLLLQNLIYDIVMFAYIFDKVDKKFTDTPRPFRTKNIIWFTVINGPVSSIFDISTFLVLIYGYQHKLGIEPGMSYDASNNINGVQMFNASWFVVGLMTQTAVLQMYRTEKIPFIQSNASWQVNAATVFVCAMAVIVPFTPFIAENVKMLQPPITFLPIALGFVLAYVMLAQVVKTLYIKRFKEWL; translated from the coding sequence ATGAAAAGACTTAAATTAGAAAATAATAATAAAAATTCAAAAACAAAATTAATTCAAAATAAACTTACAAACTATTCTAAGTATTCTCAACAAGATGTTCTAAAAGATCTTCAAGTACCAAGTTTTGGTCTAAATGAAGAACAAGTAGAACAAGCTGTTGAAAAGTACGGTTCAAACAAGTTAAAAGCTAAAGGATTTAATTTCTTTACAACTTTTGCAAAAACTTTTCTAAGTCCTTTCAATATAATCTTAACTATCATCGCAGCTTTCAACTTCTACACTTATTTTTCAGGAGAAGACAGAGAAATGTCTGATCTTGCTGGTGCATTAATTGTTCTATTTATGATTCTATTAAGTGGATCAATTATGTTTTTCCAAGAAGTAAAGTCACACTTAGTAATTAAAAAAATATCATTTGATAACAAAAAAACAACCAAAGTTATTAGAGATGATGAGTACAATATTACAAATATTGATAATGCTAATTCAATTAAATTAATTAAAGAAGCAGAAGCTATTGACTCTGAAGACTTAGTACCTGGAGATTTAATTTACCTTTCAAACGGAGACTTAATTCCATCAGATGTAAAAATCATATGAGCAAATAGTTTATATGTTGATCAAGCATCATTAACAGGTGAATCTTTTCCTGTGCAAAAAAAAGAAGTTAACGAAAATTCATCATATTTAGAATATGAAAATATTTGTTATATGGGAACTAGTGTAGTTTCAGGTTCTGCTCTTGGAGTAGTAATTGCAACTGGATACAACACTTATTTCTCAACTATCAATGATAAAGTAACTGAAAAAAGACCTAAAAGTTCATTTGACAAAGGTATTAAAAAAGTTACATTCTTATTAATTTCATTTATGCTTGCTGTAACACCAATTACTTTATTAGTATTTGGACTGGGACATGGTGGACAATGAGTTAATGCAGCATTATTTTCTGTATCAATCGCTGTAGGATTGACACCAGAAATGATGCCAATTATTGTTACATCAAACCTTTCAAGGGGATATTTAAAAATTAAAAAAGAAGATGTTTTAGTCAAAAATTTAAACGCTGTTCAAAATATGGGAGCGATAGATATTTTATGTACTGACAAAACAGGAACAATAACAAGTGGTGAAATCAAACTAGATAGAGTTTTAGATTACAGCTCACAAAAATGTGATTTTGTAAATAAAGCACTTTACTTAAACAGTTACTTCCAATCAGGATTCCAGAATCCTATTGATCAAGCTGTATTACTTTCAAAAGACATCGAAAAACCTGATGTTGAAAGTTATACAAAAGAATGAGAAGTACCATTTGACTTTACAAGAAAAATCTTATCTGTCATCTTAACTAAAGATGACGAAAAAGAAATTTTCACAAAAGGTGCAATTGAAGAAATTCTAAAAGTTTGCGACAGAATTTCTATCAGAGGAAAAATAGAACCAATAACACAAGAACATAAAGATAAAATTATCAAAAAAGCTGAAGAGATGAACCTTGATGGTTACAGAGTAATTGGAATTGCTCACAACCACCTAGAAGATGAAGATATTGAAGAAGACTTAGTATTTTACGGTTTTGCAACATTCTTTGATGAGCCAAAAGAAACATCAAAAGAAATTATTAAAAACTTAAAAGAAAAAGGTATCGACACTAAAGTATTAACTGGAGACAGTGAAGTTATAACAAGAGCTATTTGTAAAAAAGTAGACTTTAAAATTACAAAAATTTATAGTGGAAAAGAAATTGAAGAGATGAGTGAATCTCAATTAAGAAAGGCTGTAGTTAATGCAAATGTATTTGTAAAACTTAGCCCAATGCATAAATCAATGATCATTTCTTGTTTAAAAGAACAAGGACATGTAGTTGGATTTATGGGAGATGGAATTAATGATGCGCCAGTTTTAAGAGAATCTGATGTAGCTATTTCATTCTCTGATGCATCAAACATAGCACAAGATGCAGCAGATATTATTTTGGTTGATGAATCATTAATGGTTCTTGAAACTGCAGTGCACGAAGGAAGAGTGAGTTTAGCAAATATATTGAAATATATTAAAGTTACAATTGCTTCAAACTTTGGAAATGTATTAAGTGTACTTGTAGCATTGTTCTTAACATCAGTTGAACCAATGCAACCAATCCACTTACTATTACAAAACTTAATTTACGATATTGTTATGTTTGCATATATATTTGATAAAGTTGATAAAAAATTCACAGACACACCTAGACCATTTAGAACCAAAAATATTATTTGGTTTACAGTCATAAACGGGCCTGTAAGTTCAATTTTTGATATATCAACATTCTTAGTATTAATTTATGGTTACCAACATAAATTAGGAATAGAACCAGGTATGAGCTATGATGCAAGTAATAACATTAATGGGGTTCAAATGTTTAACGCTTCATGATTTGTTGTTGGATTAATGACTCAAACAGCGGTTCTACAAATGTATAGAACTGAAAAAATACCATTTATTCAATCTAATGCATCATGACAAGTAAATGCAGCAACAGTGTTTGTTTGTGCAATGGCAGTTATTGTGCCATTCACACCATTTATTGCAGAAAATGTTAAAATGCTTCAACCACCTATAACATTCTTGCCAATAGCTTTAGGATTTGTATTAGCTTATGTAATGCTAGCACAAGTTGTAAAAACACTATACATCAAAAGATTTAAAGAATGATTATAA
- the leuS gene encoding leucine--tRNA ligase, with product MEFSHKKIEKKWQKYWDENHTFKTTNNHDKKSFVLDMFPYPSGAGLHVGHPKGYTATDVFARMRRMQQYDVLHPIGWDAFGLPAEQYALKTGNDPREFTAKNIDIFRAQLKTLGFSYDYEKEVNTSHPNYYKVTQWIFQQLYKKGLAEIREANVNWCEGLGTVLANEEVILENGKMVSEVGGFEVIKKPMKQWVLKITKYADRLLDGLEGLDWPNSVKELQKNWIGKSKGMLIDFKVENKDDVIKVFTTRADTIFGVSYIVLAPENENVLKLTTQDNLDNVKKYIEVTKTKTDIERQDDSKEKTGVFTGSYVINPVNGDKVPVWVADYVLNDYATGAVMAVPAHDERDWKFASKYDLPIKFVIETKDESKAFVGEGIHINSEFLDGLDRIQAIEAMGKKLKELNAGEERINYKLRDWLFSRQRFYGEPFPVLFLEDGEIALIDEKDLPLELPKTDYIKPSGTGESPLANLTDWVNVEYNGKKAKRETNTMPQWAGSCWYYLAYILTVSPNELIDIESQEAKELFKKWLPVDLYIGGQEHAVLHLMYARFWHQVLFDLGVVPTPEPFQKLINQGMILADTGEKMSKSKGNVINPDEIVESHGADTLRLYEVFMGPLEASLPWSFKGLDGARKWLDRVYRMVETIELTDQNNGNLDFVYNDVVKKVTKMIEECKFNTAISQLMVFVNAVYKETTPVYKEYIFNFTKMLSVFAPHLAEELWEKMGNKNSVCLQEWPSYDESKLVLNTVTIAVQINGKLKATFEADKGLAKEELISKAKEIQNIAENIQGKEIVKEIAVPDKIVNIVVK from the coding sequence ATGGAATTTTCACATAAAAAAATAGAAAAAAAATGACAAAAGTATTGAGATGAAAATCATACTTTTAAAACAACAAATAATCACGATAAAAAATCTTTTGTACTAGATATGTTTCCTTATCCAAGTGGAGCTGGACTTCATGTAGGACACCCAAAAGGATATACTGCAACTGATGTTTTTGCAAGAATGAGAAGAATGCAACAATATGATGTACTTCACCCAATTGGGTGAGATGCATTTGGTCTTCCAGCAGAACAATATGCACTTAAAACAGGAAATGATCCAAGAGAATTTACAGCTAAAAATATTGATATTTTTAGAGCACAATTAAAAACATTAGGTTTTAGTTATGATTATGAAAAGGAAGTTAACACAAGTCATCCAAATTATTACAAAGTAACACAATGAATTTTTCAACAACTTTACAAAAAAGGATTAGCAGAAATTAGAGAAGCTAATGTTAATTGATGTGAAGGATTGGGAACAGTTCTTGCAAATGAAGAAGTAATTTTAGAAAACGGTAAAATGGTAAGTGAAGTTGGTGGTTTTGAAGTTATTAAAAAACCAATGAAACAATGAGTTTTAAAAATTACAAAATATGCAGACAGATTACTTGATGGACTTGAAGGTTTAGATTGACCAAATTCAGTAAAAGAATTACAAAAAAACTGAATTGGTAAATCTAAAGGTATGTTAATAGATTTTAAAGTTGAAAATAAAGATGATGTAATTAAAGTATTTACAACTAGAGCAGATACTATTTTTGGTGTTTCATACATTGTTTTAGCACCTGAAAATGAAAATGTTTTAAAATTAACAACCCAAGATAATTTAGATAATGTAAAAAAATATATTGAAGTTACAAAAACAAAAACTGATATTGAAAGACAAGATGATTCAAAAGAAAAAACTGGTGTCTTTACTGGAAGTTATGTAATAAACCCAGTTAATGGTGATAAAGTACCAGTTTGAGTTGCAGATTATGTTTTAAATGATTATGCAACTGGTGCTGTAATGGCAGTTCCAGCACATGATGAAAGAGATTGAAAATTTGCAAGTAAATATGATTTACCAATCAAATTTGTAATTGAAACAAAAGATGAATCAAAAGCGTTTGTTGGTGAAGGGATTCACATTAATTCAGAATTTTTAGATGGTTTAGATAGAATCCAAGCAATTGAAGCTATGGGTAAAAAACTAAAAGAATTAAATGCTGGAGAAGAAAGAATTAACTATAAACTTAGAGATTGATTATTCTCAAGACAAAGATTTTACGGAGAACCTTTCCCTGTATTATTTTTAGAAGATGGAGAAATTGCTCTAATTGATGAAAAAGATCTTCCTTTGGAATTACCAAAAACAGATTACATTAAACCATCAGGAACTGGAGAATCTCCACTTGCCAATTTAACCGATTGAGTAAACGTTGAGTATAACGGTAAAAAAGCAAAAAGAGAAACAAATACAATGCCTCAATGAGCGGGTTCTTGTTGATATTACTTGGCATACATTTTAACTGTAAGTCCAAACGAACTAATTGATATTGAATCACAAGAAGCTAAAGAGTTATTTAAAAAATGATTACCTGTAGACTTGTATATTGGGGGACAAGAACATGCAGTTCTTCACCTAATGTATGCACGTTTTTGACACCAAGTGTTATTTGATCTTGGTGTTGTACCAACACCAGAACCATTCCAAAAACTAATTAATCAAGGAATGATTTTGGCAGATACTGGTGAAAAAATGTCTAAATCAAAAGGTAACGTAATTAATCCAGATGAAATTGTAGAATCTCATGGAGCAGATACTTTAAGATTATATGAAGTATTTATGGGACCACTTGAAGCATCATTACCTTGAAGTTTTAAAGGATTAGATGGTGCTAGAAAATGATTAGATAGAGTTTATAGAATGGTTGAAACTATTGAATTGACAGATCAAAACAATGGTAACCTAGACTTTGTTTATAATGATGTTGTAAAAAAAGTTACAAAAATGATTGAAGAATGTAAATTTAATACTGCAATTTCTCAATTAATGGTATTTGTAAACGCAGTTTACAAAGAAACAACACCAGTTTACAAAGAATACATTTTTAACTTTACAAAAATGTTATCTGTTTTTGCCCCTCACTTAGCTGAAGAGTTATGAGAAAAAATGGGAAATAAAAATTCAGTTTGTCTTCAAGAATGACCAAGTTATGATGAAAGCAAACTTGTATTAAATACAGTAACAATTGCGGTTCAAATTAATGGTAAACTTAAAGCCACTTTTGAAGCTGATAAAGGTTTAGCAAAAGAAGAATTAATTTCAAAAGCAAAAGAAATTCAAAACATTGCTGAAAATATTCAAGGAAAAGAAATTGTTAAAGAAATTGCTGTTCCTGACAAAATTGTAAATATCGTAGTCAAATAG
- a CDS encoding 2-hydroxycarboxylate transporter family protein: MKLVLTVEETERFKLKKSKAQEKVDKSKSKLDNYEAKQLEVLDKKTKLEELRYKQRIEKTEAKFEKKISNLKSSGQNNEVITKLEEYRIKRLEDINEDYEIIKKNLSLGKEDLLDGTKGAHENNVRIKLTAIDYKISKINFKRNWKTQKESNFSELRGKEKKIAMFAAQAELFESGDKLFKPFGLKMVDKKEEIKTKYDLWKLDWKIKFAKCSQWTFKDWINIKIWTIPFWMYAGFVGILAACIATKTVDANMVYGPGVLLTIAIASGVVFGKIPIWKKYFGGAVMGSMFVGTFLVYFGVISNPKGIPQTDWNAGHFVYNAVLVWFKNQDFLSFYISVLLVGAVLLIPRKMIIKSIGGFFALIIMGTVIGLILGYLGAMITGMNTKELVLYYALPILADGNGGGIQPIGKIAGKFGYDEGAWISRGLAISTLASILSVVAAAIVNGVGKAKPSLSGNGKLMLRDIHTVDRTAKVNDRNIASALLMIMMIYMLSDLFEKAIFTEERIKILVPNFAWMIVICLALNLANVVPVEMKLGAEKINKFISKQTTWLLMVGVGIIYIDLKTFIAALNGEALFISALFVVGATVGPMLIAKPLKFNAVEGAVSAGLCMTAQGGSGAIAVLGTSERMELMPFGQITCRIAGSVVLVFAAIAFAQYPPSTAETALAVVAI, from the coding sequence ATGAAGCTAGTGTTGACAGTTGAAGAAACAGAACGTTTCAAACTCAAAAAGAGCAAGGCTCAAGAAAAAGTGGACAAGAGTAAGTCTAAACTTGATAATTATGAAGCCAAACAACTAGAAGTTTTGGATAAAAAAACAAAACTAGAAGAATTAAGATATAAACAACGAATAGAAAAAACAGAAGCTAAATTCGAAAAAAAGATAAGTAATTTAAAGTCTTCTGGACAAAATAATGAAGTGATAACAAAATTAGAAGAGTATAGAATAAAAAGATTAGAAGATATTAATGAAGATTATGAGATTATCAAAAAAAATCTTAGTTTGGGAAAAGAAGACCTTTTGGATGGAACCAAAGGTGCTCACGAAAACAACGTAAGAATTAAACTGACAGCAATTGATTATAAAATATCAAAAATCAATTTTAAAAGGAATTGAAAAACTCAAAAAGAAAGTAATTTTTCTGAATTGAGAGGTAAAGAAAAGAAAATAGCTATGTTTGCAGCTCAAGCAGAACTGTTTGAAAGTGGAGATAAGTTATTTAAACCATTTGGTTTAAAAATGGTTGATAAAAAAGAAGAAATCAAAACCAAATATGATCTTTGAAAATTAGATTGAAAGATTAAATTTGCAAAATGCAGTCAATGAACTTTCAAAGACTGAATAAATATAAAAATTTGGACAATTCCATTTTGAATGTATGCTGGATTTGTTGGTATATTAGCAGCTTGTATTGCTACAAAAACAGTGGATGCAAACATGGTTTACGGACCAGGAGTTTTGCTAACTATTGCGATAGCATCAGGGGTAGTATTTGGTAAAATTCCAATTTGAAAAAAATACTTTGGAGGCGCTGTGATGGGTTCAATGTTTGTTGGAACCTTCCTAGTTTATTTTGGAGTAATTTCAAATCCCAAAGGAATACCACAAACTGATTGGAATGCAGGGCATTTTGTTTATAATGCAGTACTTGTCTGATTTAAAAATCAAGACTTCCTAAGTTTCTATATTTCTGTGTTATTAGTGGGAGCTGTATTATTAATTCCAAGAAAAATGATTATTAAATCTATTGGTGGTTTCTTTGCACTTATTATTATGGGAACAGTAATTGGACTTATTTTAGGTTATTTAGGTGCAATGATAACAGGTATGAATACCAAAGAATTAGTTTTATATTATGCATTACCAATTTTAGCTGATGGAAATGGTGGAGGAATCCAACCTATTGGTAAAATAGCTGGTAAATTTGGATATGATGAAGGAGCTTGAATTTCAAGAGGACTTGCAATTTCAACTTTAGCTTCAATCTTATCTGTAGTTGCAGCAGCTATTGTAAACGGTGTTGGAAAAGCAAAACCAAGTTTATCTGGAAATGGTAAATTAATGTTAAGAGATATTCACACAGTGGATAGAACTGCAAAAGTAAATGATAGAAATATTGCATCAGCATTGTTAATGATAATGATGATCTATATGTTAAGTGATTTATTTGAAAAAGCTATTTTTACAGAAGAGAGAATTAAAATTTTAGTGCCTAACTTTGCATGAATGATTGTTATTTGTTTAGCATTAAACTTAGCTAATGTAGTTCCTGTTGAAATGAAACTGGGAGCTGAAAAAATTAACAAATTTATTTCAAAACAAACTACTTGATTATTAATGGTAGGTGTTGGTATTATTTACATAGACTTAAAAACATTTATAGCAGCACTTAATGGAGAGGCATTATTTATATCAGCATTATTTGTAGTTGGTGCAACAGTTGGACCAATGTTAATAGCAAAACCATTGAAATTTAATGCCGTTGAAGGAGCGGTTTCAGCTGGATTATGTATGACAGCACAAGGTGGATCTGGAGCTATTGCGGTTCTGGGAACAAGTGAAAGAATGGAGTTAATGCCATTTGGACAAATTACTTGTAGAATTGCAGGTAGTGTAGTTCTGGTGTTTGCGGCCATTGCGTTTGCACAATATCCACCAAGCACCGCAGAAACAGCTCTTGCAGTTGTGGCAATATAA
- the citD gene encoding citrate lyase acyl carrier protein: MEKIVVGSVESGDLMMSISESSAGHNEIVIDSKFIQQYGDEIKEIISNICNEYNVNNAKIEVNDQGAIPAVIRARTKTGLERFLNK, encoded by the coding sequence ATGGAAAAAATAGTGGTAGGTAGTGTTGAGAGTGGAGACTTAATGATGTCTATTTCTGAAAGTTCAGCAGGACATAATGAAATAGTTATTGATTCAAAATTCATTCAACAGTATGGAGACGAAATAAAAGAAATTATTTCAAATATTTGTAATGAATATAATGTAAATAATGCAAAAATCGAAGTGAACGATCAAGGGGCAATCCCTGCAGTAATTAGAGCCAGAACTAAAACTGGATTAGAGAGATTTTTGAATAAATAA